A genomic stretch from Amycolatopsis sp. 195334CR includes:
- a CDS encoding proline dehydrogenase family protein — protein sequence MLRSALIAASRSASFRTLAERAPVMRPIVDRFVAGDELGQAIENVRRLTEDRLVSLDHLGEDTTDRAQAERTVEAYRALLRTLGEDGLAERAEVSVKLSALGQALPVDGDKIALENTRQICAAAAAVGTTVTVDMEDHTTTDSTLAIVRELRVDFPSTGTVLQAYLKRTEADCAEFAGPGSRIRLCKGAYDEPASVAYREKSEVDASYVRCLKVLMAGEGYPMVATHDPRLLDIAEWLAMQHDRSAEDFEFQMLYGVRPEAQLSLAARGMRLRAYVPYGTEWYPYFMRRLAERPANVAFFLRSFTSRG from the coding sequence ATGCTCCGCTCCGCGTTGATCGCCGCGTCCCGGTCCGCCTCGTTCCGCACCCTCGCGGAGCGGGCGCCGGTGATGCGCCCCATCGTCGACCGGTTCGTCGCCGGGGACGAACTCGGCCAGGCCATCGAGAACGTCCGGCGGCTCACCGAGGACCGGCTGGTCTCGCTCGACCACCTCGGCGAGGACACCACCGACCGGGCGCAGGCGGAGCGGACCGTCGAGGCCTACCGGGCGCTGCTGCGCACCCTCGGCGAGGACGGCCTGGCCGAGCGCGCCGAGGTGTCGGTGAAGCTGTCCGCGCTGGGCCAGGCGCTGCCGGTGGACGGCGACAAGATCGCGCTGGAGAACACCCGGCAGATCTGCGCCGCCGCGGCCGCCGTGGGCACCACGGTGACGGTCGACATGGAGGACCACACCACCACCGACTCGACCCTGGCGATCGTGCGTGAGCTGCGGGTGGACTTCCCGTCGACCGGCACCGTGCTGCAGGCGTACCTGAAGCGCACCGAGGCGGACTGCGCCGAGTTCGCCGGGCCGGGTTCGCGGATCCGGCTGTGCAAGGGCGCCTACGACGAACCGGCTTCGGTGGCGTACCGGGAGAAGTCCGAAGTGGACGCTTCGTACGTCCGGTGCCTGAAGGTGCTGATGGCGGGGGAGGGCTACCCGATGGTGGCCACGCACGACCCGCGGCTGCTGGACATCGCGGAGTGGCTGGCCATGCAGCACGACCGGTCGGCCGAGGACTTCGAGTTCCAGATGCTCTACGGGGTGCGGCCGGAAGCGCAGCTTTCGCTGGCGGCACGCGGGATGCGCCTGCGCGCGTACGTGCCCTACGGCACCGAGTGGTACCCGTACTTCATGCGCCGCCTGGCCGAGCGCCCGGCGAACGTGGCGTTCTTCCTGCGCTCGTTCACTTCCCGGGGCTAA
- a CDS encoding zinc-binding dehydrogenase: MSSSMRVLELVHFGDADTAFATRERPRPTPGPGQLLVRVLATSVNPLDLQTRRGDYRDQLALPAVIGNDVSGVVVETGPGADEFQAGDEVWYLTPIFAGRGTYAEFHVVDQALVARKPARLSHVEAAGLALVGVTVWEALVERAGVRAGERVLVHGGAGGVGSVAIQLASALGAEVVTTARARDHEFVTGLGADTAIDFSAGDYVPRVRALGGVDVVLDTVGGDTLSRSPEILADRGRVVSIVDIPDPQNLLAAWGVNATYHFVFVSPGREKLAALGRLVDLGKLRPVIGAVLPLSEVAQAHALLEGSAGGGRRRPRGKIAIAVGEPPLPR, translated from the coding sequence ATGTCCTCCTCGATGCGTGTGCTGGAACTCGTCCACTTCGGCGACGCGGACACCGCGTTCGCCACCCGGGAACGACCCCGGCCCACTCCCGGTCCCGGCCAGCTACTGGTCCGCGTGCTGGCCACCTCCGTGAATCCCCTCGACCTCCAGACCCGGCGCGGTGACTACCGCGACCAACTCGCGCTGCCGGCGGTGATCGGCAACGACGTGTCCGGCGTGGTGGTCGAGACCGGCCCCGGCGCGGACGAGTTCCAAGCGGGCGACGAGGTCTGGTACCTGACCCCGATCTTCGCCGGGCGGGGGACCTACGCCGAGTTCCACGTGGTCGACCAGGCACTGGTCGCCCGCAAGCCCGCACGGTTGTCGCACGTCGAGGCCGCTGGGCTGGCGCTCGTCGGCGTGACGGTGTGGGAGGCACTGGTCGAACGCGCCGGAGTACGGGCCGGGGAACGAGTCCTGGTGCACGGCGGGGCGGGCGGCGTCGGCTCGGTCGCCATCCAGCTGGCCAGCGCGCTGGGCGCCGAGGTGGTGACCACCGCGCGGGCACGGGACCACGAGTTCGTCACCGGCCTGGGCGCCGACACCGCGATCGACTTCTCAGCCGGTGACTACGTTCCACGGGTCCGCGCGCTGGGCGGGGTGGACGTCGTACTGGACACCGTCGGCGGGGACACCCTGAGCCGCAGCCCGGAGATCCTCGCCGACCGGGGCCGCGTGGTGTCCATCGTGGACATACCCGACCCGCAGAACCTGCTCGCCGCGTGGGGGGTGAACGCGACCTACCACTTCGTCTTCGTCAGCCCCGGCCGGGAGAAGCTCGCCGCCCTCGGCCGGCTGGTCGACCTGGGCAAGCTCCGGCCGGTGATCGGCGCCGTGCTCCCGCTGTCCGAGGTCGCACAGGCACACGCGCTGCTGGAGGGCTCGGCGGGCGGTGGCCGCCGACGGCCGCGCGGCAAGATCGCCATCGCCGTCGGCGAGCCACCGCTCCCGCGTTAG
- the pruA gene encoding L-glutamate gamma-semialdehyde dehydrogenase: MDAITQPPAPRNEPVREYAPGSPERASLVAKLAELESQRFELTSTIDGEQRMAGGERIDVVQPHKHAHVLGTTANATHADAKAAVAASLRAAESWRELPFDERAAVLLRAADLLSGPWRDTLNAATMLGQSKTAVQAEIDSACELADFWRFNVHFARQLQAEQPVSSPGVWNRLDYRPLEGFVYAITPFNFTAIAGNLPTAPALMGNTVVWKPSPTQGLAAHLTMRLLEEAGLPPGVINLVTGDGLAVSDVALADPALAGIHFTGSTRTFQHLWSTVGANISGYRTYPRLVGETGGKDFVVAHPSADVDVVRTALIRGAFEFQGQKCSAASRAFVARSVWNRLRDDLVSEVDALKMGPVTDLTNFLGAVIDRRAYDRLAGALKLAHESDSLQVVAGGTADDSEGYFVRPTVVVGEDPTHEVFSTEYFGPFLAVHVYEDSDFETVLKQVDQGAAYGLTGSIIANDRAAVVKASQALRFAAGNFYVNDKPTGAVVGQQPFGGGRASGTNDKAGSIYNLQRWISPRTVKETFVPPVSTGYPHQLED, translated from the coding sequence ATGGACGCGATCACCCAGCCGCCCGCACCCCGCAACGAACCCGTCCGCGAGTACGCCCCCGGTTCGCCGGAACGCGCCTCGCTCGTGGCGAAGCTCGCCGAACTGGAGTCCCAGCGGTTCGAGCTGACCTCGACGATCGACGGTGAGCAGCGGATGGCCGGTGGTGAGCGCATCGACGTGGTGCAGCCGCACAAGCACGCCCACGTGCTCGGCACCACCGCGAACGCCACGCACGCCGACGCGAAGGCCGCCGTGGCCGCGTCGCTGCGGGCCGCCGAATCCTGGCGCGAGCTGCCCTTCGACGAGCGCGCCGCGGTGCTGCTGCGTGCCGCCGACCTGCTGTCCGGCCCGTGGCGCGACACGCTGAACGCGGCGACCATGCTCGGCCAGTCGAAGACCGCCGTGCAGGCCGAGATCGACTCCGCGTGCGAGCTCGCCGACTTCTGGCGTTTCAACGTGCACTTCGCCCGGCAGCTCCAGGCCGAGCAGCCGGTCAGCTCGCCCGGGGTGTGGAACCGGCTCGACTACCGCCCGCTGGAGGGCTTCGTCTACGCCATCACCCCGTTCAACTTCACCGCGATCGCCGGCAACCTGCCCACCGCGCCCGCGCTGATGGGCAACACCGTGGTCTGGAAGCCGTCACCCACCCAGGGCCTGGCCGCGCACCTGACCATGCGCCTGCTCGAAGAGGCCGGGCTGCCGCCGGGTGTGATCAACCTGGTCACCGGCGACGGGCTGGCCGTCTCCGACGTCGCGCTGGCCGACCCGGCGCTGGCCGGGATCCACTTCACCGGGTCCACCCGCACCTTCCAGCACCTGTGGTCGACCGTCGGCGCCAACATCTCCGGCTACCGCACCTACCCGCGCCTGGTCGGCGAGACCGGCGGCAAGGACTTCGTGGTCGCGCACCCGTCGGCCGACGTGGACGTGGTGCGGACCGCGCTGATCCGCGGCGCCTTCGAGTTCCAGGGCCAGAAGTGCTCGGCCGCCTCGCGTGCCTTCGTGGCGCGTTCGGTGTGGAACCGGCTGCGCGACGACCTGGTGTCCGAAGTGGACGCGCTGAAGATGGGCCCGGTCACCGACCTGACCAACTTCCTCGGCGCGGTGATCGACCGGCGTGCCTACGACCGGCTGGCCGGCGCGCTGAAGCTGGCGCACGAGTCCGACTCGCTGCAGGTCGTCGCCGGTGGCACCGCCGACGACAGCGAGGGCTACTTCGTGCGCCCGACCGTGGTGGTCGGTGAGGACCCGACGCACGAGGTGTTCAGCACCGAGTACTTCGGCCCGTTCCTGGCCGTGCACGTCTACGAGGACAGCGACTTCGAGACCGTGCTCAAGCAGGTCGACCAGGGCGCGGCCTACGGGCTGACCGGCTCGATCATCGCCAACGACCGCGCCGCCGTGGTGAAGGCGTCGCAGGCGCTGCGGTTCGCCGCGGGCAACTTCTACGTCAACGACAAGCCGACCGGTGCGGTCGTCGGCCAGCAGCCGTTCGGCGGCGGGCGCGCGTCCGGCACCAACGACAAGGCCGGCTCGATCTACAACCTGCAGCGCTGGATCAGCCCGCGCACGGTCAAGGAAACCTTCGTGCCGCCGGTGTCGACCGGCTACCCGCACCAGTTGGAGGACTGA